In one Novosphingopyxis iocasae genomic region, the following are encoded:
- a CDS encoding TonB-dependent receptor has protein sequence MRKSLLLVACAASALSVPAFAQQTQDPSTEIDAAQGVLPNQADAQESPTDTNQANSQAQQVARSAPLYGDIVVTAQRQSERLQDVPIAVSAFSEEALAAQQIDNALDLQASLPNVVFSKGNFTTSSFTIRGVGDLCVGFSCDSATAIHSNDIPLLSTRLFEAEYFDLERIEVLRGPQGTLFGRNATSGVVNVITAKPDLSGFHAAGEAEYGNYNSIRLKGMVNVPLGDVFGVRLAGYYLNRDGYTFNEFDNSRIDDRDLYAIRGTVRFEPSPDTVLDIIGYYFHEDDNRSRIQKQLCNRDVTAILGCSPDRLEYETTNGNATLGAALSSRQLFALQSLAQGGVLGNLGIANLTNRPDIFAGTVNPSDLRTVNVDFTPTYFAEEYHILGKFYQRIGQFDFTLSGGFTHDEVDSSVDYTLATSDPFSAESFARANAAAQLFPNSVGAVLQNNQLCASYPGSDLVGQFGGNRFGCSTRSIDFDRSRSSSDQWSVEGKISSDFDGMFNFLLGGIYVDQKVRNGDYFVVSTGLEYGSAVLGAAGGGDGLFLAPPYFANTVGRYDLKSYGIFGEAYLEFTDRLKLTVGARYSNDQKTVRARSPILDVIGAIGTTSFDQLIGYPGYDADPSIPGNQPFRDTEVGFDDVTGRVVLDFQATPDNLLYASYSRGYKSGGVNPPVNPTLNAPVTFAPENIDAFEIGSKNTFANGVLQLNGAAFYYSYKNLQISRILNRTSFNDNTDADIYGAELEAIIRPTPEFTVNLGFSYLQTRIKGLNLTDPRDPSGGRPDVTIIKDVASAANCVLIPTGGVSGDALVSVVNGFLNAASGPANGEALFRPGTTPVPGTNARGAISSCDLLTAAVAGGAPAPLNALLGSIFGPGPLPFQLDPASSAPLLPTGVTQDLTGNELPGAPNVKFSAGAQYVIPFDNGMSLQLRGDLVYTGGYYARPQNLEIDKIEGYALANAQIQLNGDQERWFVRGFVQNLFDNNAITGQYLTDPSSGLYTNVFTVEPRRYGIAAGFKF, from the coding sequence ATGCGTAAATCGCTGTTGCTTGTCGCGTGCGCTGCCAGCGCCTTGTCTGTGCCTGCCTTCGCGCAGCAGACGCAGGACCCCAGCACGGAAATCGACGCCGCACAGGGTGTTCTTCCAAACCAGGCCGATGCGCAGGAAAGCCCCACCGATACCAATCAGGCCAATTCGCAGGCGCAGCAAGTGGCCCGGTCCGCGCCGCTGTACGGCGATATCGTCGTCACCGCGCAGCGCCAGTCCGAGCGGCTGCAGGACGTGCCGATCGCGGTGTCCGCCTTTAGTGAGGAAGCGCTGGCCGCGCAGCAGATCGACAACGCGCTCGATCTGCAGGCGAGCTTGCCGAACGTGGTCTTTTCCAAGGGCAACTTCACCACATCGTCCTTTACAATCCGCGGCGTGGGCGATCTTTGCGTAGGCTTCTCCTGCGACAGCGCGACGGCGATCCACTCCAACGATATCCCGCTGCTTTCCACCCGCCTGTTCGAGGCGGAGTATTTCGATCTGGAGCGGATTGAAGTCCTTCGCGGGCCGCAGGGTACGCTGTTCGGCCGCAACGCGACCTCCGGCGTGGTTAACGTCATCACCGCCAAGCCCGATCTGTCCGGCTTCCACGCGGCGGGCGAGGCTGAATATGGCAATTACAACTCGATCCGCCTGAAGGGTATGGTCAACGTGCCGCTGGGCGACGTGTTCGGTGTGCGGCTGGCCGGCTATTATCTGAACCGCGACGGCTATACCTTCAACGAGTTCGACAACAGCCGGATCGATGACCGCGATCTTTATGCGATCCGCGGCACCGTGCGGTTCGAGCCGAGCCCGGACACCGTGCTCGATATCATCGGCTATTATTTCCACGAGGACGACAACCGCTCGCGCATCCAGAAACAGCTCTGTAACCGCGACGTAACGGCCATCCTCGGCTGTTCGCCAGACCGGCTGGAATATGAGACGACAAACGGCAACGCCACGCTGGGTGCGGCCCTGTCTTCGCGCCAGCTGTTCGCGCTGCAATCGCTGGCGCAGGGCGGGGTGCTCGGCAATCTAGGCATTGCCAACCTCACCAATCGTCCGGACATCTTCGCCGGTACGGTGAACCCCAGCGATCTGCGAACGGTGAATGTCGATTTCACGCCGACCTATTTCGCCGAAGAATATCACATCCTCGGCAAATTCTATCAGCGCATCGGCCAGTTCGATTTCACCCTATCCGGCGGCTTTACGCATGACGAGGTGGACAGCAGCGTGGATTACACGCTGGCCACATCCGATCCCTTCTCGGCCGAAAGCTTCGCCCGCGCTAATGCCGCCGCGCAGCTTTTCCCCAATAGCGTGGGCGCGGTGCTGCAGAACAATCAGCTTTGCGCATCCTATCCGGGCAGCGACCTGGTCGGTCAGTTCGGCGGCAACCGTTTCGGCTGCTCTACCCGCTCGATCGATTTCGACCGTTCACGCTCCAGCAGCGATCAATGGTCGGTCGAAGGCAAGATCTCGTCCGATTTCGACGGGATGTTCAACTTCCTGCTGGGCGGCATCTATGTCGATCAGAAGGTGAGGAACGGCGATTATTTCGTGGTTTCCACAGGCTTGGAATATGGCTCGGCCGTGCTCGGTGCGGCCGGTGGTGGAGACGGGCTTTTCCTGGCTCCGCCCTATTTCGCCAACACCGTGGGGCGCTACGACCTGAAGAGCTACGGCATTTTCGGCGAAGCCTATCTGGAGTTTACCGATCGGCTGAAGCTGACGGTGGGAGCGCGCTATTCCAACGACCAGAAGACGGTTCGCGCACGCAGCCCGATCCTGGACGTCATCGGCGCGATCGGTACCACCAGCTTCGATCAGCTGATCGGTTATCCCGGCTATGACGCCGACCCGTCGATTCCGGGCAACCAACCCTTCCGCGACACCGAAGTCGGCTTCGACGACGTGACCGGGCGCGTGGTGCTCGATTTCCAGGCGACGCCGGACAATCTGCTCTACGCCAGCTATTCGCGCGGCTACAAATCGGGCGGCGTGAACCCGCCGGTAAACCCCACGCTGAATGCGCCCGTCACCTTCGCTCCGGAAAATATCGATGCGTTCGAAATCGGTTCGAAGAACACCTTCGCGAACGGCGTGCTGCAACTGAATGGTGCGGCGTTCTACTATAGCTACAAGAACCTGCAGATCAGCCGCATCCTCAACCGCACCTCGTTCAACGACAATACCGATGCGGATATTTACGGCGCCGAGCTGGAGGCCATCATCCGGCCGACTCCCGAGTTCACGGTCAACCTGGGCTTCAGCTATCTGCAGACGCGGATCAAGGGCCTGAACCTCACCGATCCGCGCGATCCTTCGGGCGGCCGTCCGGACGTCACCATCATCAAGGATGTGGCGAGCGCGGCGAACTGCGTGCTGATCCCCACGGGCGGCGTCAGCGGCGATGCGCTGGTTTCCGTGGTGAACGGCTTCCTGAATGCCGCGAGCGGACCGGCCAATGGCGAGGCGCTGTTCCGTCCCGGCACGACGCCGGTTCCCGGCACCAATGCGCGCGGTGCGATCTCGTCTTGCGATCTGCTGACCGCAGCGGTGGCAGGCGGCGCTCCGGCCCCGCTGAACGCGCTACTCGGCAGCATCTTCGGCCCCGGCCCGCTGCCCTTCCAGCTCGATCCCGCCTCCAGCGCCCCGCTGCTGCCCACGGGCGTGACGCAGGATCTTACGGGCAACGAACTGCCCGGCGCGCCGAACGTCAAATTCTCGGCCGGTGCGCAATATGTCATCCCGTTCGATAATGGCATGAGCCTGCAGCTGCGCGGAGACCTGGTCTACACCGGCGGCTATTACGCCCGCCCGCAGAATCTGGAGATCGACAAGATCGAAGGCTATGCGCTGGCCAATGCGCAGATCCAGCTGAACGGCGACCAGGAGCGCTGGTTCGTGCGTGGCTTCGTGCAGAACCTGTTCGATAACAACGCGATCACCGGTCAGTATCTGACCGATCCCAGCTCGGGCCTCTACACCAACGTCTTCACCGTAGAACCGCGCCGCTACGGCATCGCAGCGGGCTTCAAGTTCTAA
- a CDS encoding putative DNA modification/repair radical SAM protein, with protein MAQLDRSQKLEILADAAKYDASCASSGSIKRGSSKTGGIGSTTGMGICHSYAPDGRCISLLKILLTNYCMFDCHYCINRSSSGVRRAAFTVDEVVDLTLDFYKRNYIEGLFLSSGIIRSPDYTMELLVQVAKKLRIEHKFGGYIHLKTIPEADPDLLADAGLYADRLSINIELPSDAAIEEFAPEKSGPLIRKTMADLSGRITEAKVERRKSRKAPLFAPGGHSTQMIVGADASDDAAILQTSSKLYTGVGLKRVYYSAFSPIPDASKRLPLAAPPLMREHRLYQADWMLRFYGFSVSEILGGAQGGHLDLEVDPKLAWALMNRDQFPVDLNRAPREMLLRVPGLGTKGVGAILRARRFGRLRLADVERLCRSTKKMRAWIIAADWHPGRWLDGANLRSKMVRPARQMELFAA; from the coding sequence ATGGCCCAGCTCGATCGATCCCAGAAACTCGAAATCCTCGCGGACGCCGCGAAATATGACGCGTCTTGCGCGTCATCGGGTTCGATCAAGCGCGGCAGCAGCAAGACCGGGGGCATCGGGTCAACGACTGGCATGGGCATCTGCCACAGCTACGCGCCGGACGGCCGGTGCATCTCGCTGTTGAAAATCCTGCTGACGAACTACTGCATGTTCGACTGTCATTATTGCATTAACCGCTCGTCCAGCGGGGTGCGCCGCGCGGCGTTTACGGTGGACGAGGTCGTCGATCTCACGCTCGATTTCTACAAGCGCAATTATATCGAAGGGCTTTTCCTTTCGTCCGGCATCATTCGCTCGCCCGATTACACGATGGAACTGCTGGTGCAGGTGGCCAAGAAGTTGCGCATCGAGCATAAGTTCGGCGGGTACATCCATCTGAAAACCATTCCGGAGGCTGACCCGGATTTGCTGGCCGACGCGGGGCTCTATGCCGATCGGCTGTCGATCAATATCGAACTGCCGAGCGATGCGGCAATCGAGGAGTTCGCACCGGAAAAGAGCGGGCCGCTCATCCGCAAAACCATGGCGGACCTTTCCGGCCGGATCACCGAAGCGAAGGTGGAACGGCGCAAAAGCCGCAAGGCACCGCTGTTCGCGCCGGGCGGGCACAGCACGCAAATGATCGTGGGCGCGGACGCTTCGGACGATGCCGCGATCCTTCAGACCAGTTCGAAGCTCTACACTGGCGTCGGCCTGAAGCGCGTCTATTATTCCGCATTCAGCCCGATCCCCGACGCGAGCAAGCGCCTGCCGCTCGCCGCACCACCTCTGATGCGCGAACACCGGCTTTATCAGGCAGACTGGATGTTACGCTTCTATGGCTTTTCAGTGAGCGAAATCTTGGGCGGCGCGCAGGGCGGCCATCTTGATTTGGAGGTCGATCCCAAGCTCGCCTGGGCGCTGATGAACCGCGATCAATTCCCCGTCGATCTGAACCGCGCCCCGCGCGAGATGCTGCTGCGGGTACCGGGCCTCGGCACCAAAGGCGTCGGCGCAATCCTGCGTGCGCGGCGGTTCGGGCGGCTACGTCTGGCCGATGTCGAACGGCTGTGCCGGTCCACGAAGAAGATGCGGGCCTGGATTATCGCGGCGGACTGGCATCCGGGCCGCTGGCTCGATGGCGCAAACTTGCGCAGCAAGATGGTCCGCCCCGCCCGGCAGATGGAATTGTTCGCGGCGTGA
- a CDS encoding UdgX family uracil-DNA binding protein (This protein belongs to the uracil DNA glycosylase superfamily, members of which act in excision repair of DNA. However, it belongs more specifically to UdgX branch, whose founding member was found to bind uracil in DNA (where it does not belong), without cleaving it, appears to promote DNA repair by a pathway involving RecA, rather than base excision.) — protein sequence MIRIALASQTDIAGWREAARKLLLAGVIPARVEFNIGTETLFDEGDPIPPPGDRKPVISKELLGDIQTALLHSDPERFALAYRIVFRAQTQPKIHQNPADPDMYTLRALAKSVRRDIHKMHAFVRFRKVGEENGRESFVSWFEPEHHITEAVAKFFQNRFTGMNWLIVTPEASIAWDGKKLEVGPGGQKSDVPQEDAVESEWKTYYASIFNPARLKTKAMMAEMPAKYWKNLPEAALIPGLTREAEARMNAMIDNASPDGENAPAIAVKETQAPAHASGGFDGLKPLYDALRAANDWPREDFSDRLVPGEGPKDARMMFVGEQPGDQEDQAGRPFVGPAGQLLDRAFAAAQIDRGEAYVTNAVKRFKFVQRGKRRIHSKPSNDDIEYYRWWLEQERQVVEPQVIVALGATAVRALTGKTLTISRNRSQLIDYIGSSKLLITVHPSYLLRLPDGAGQKVEFEKLVRDLSLAKSALPA from the coding sequence ATGATCCGCATCGCCCTCGCCTCCCAAACCGATATCGCCGGATGGCGCGAGGCGGCGCGCAAACTGCTGCTCGCGGGCGTGATTCCCGCCCGTGTAGAGTTCAACATCGGCACCGAAACCCTGTTCGACGAGGGCGACCCCATCCCCCCGCCGGGCGACCGCAAGCCGGTGATTTCCAAAGAACTGCTCGGCGATATCCAGACCGCGCTGCTCCACAGCGATCCGGAGCGGTTTGCGCTCGCCTATCGCATCGTGTTCCGCGCGCAGACCCAGCCGAAAATCCATCAGAACCCGGCCGATCCGGACATGTACACGCTGCGCGCGCTCGCCAAATCGGTGCGCCGCGACATCCACAAGATGCACGCCTTCGTGCGCTTCCGCAAAGTGGGCGAGGAAAACGGGCGCGAAAGCTTCGTTTCCTGGTTCGAGCCGGAACATCACATCACCGAAGCAGTCGCGAAATTCTTCCAGAACCGCTTCACCGGGATGAACTGGCTGATCGTGACGCCGGAGGCCAGCATTGCCTGGGACGGCAAAAAGCTGGAGGTCGGCCCCGGCGGGCAGAAGTCCGATGTGCCGCAGGAGGATGCGGTGGAGAGCGAATGGAAGACCTATTACGCCTCCATTTTCAATCCGGCTCGGCTGAAGACGAAGGCGATGATGGCAGAAATGCCCGCAAAATATTGGAAAAACCTGCCCGAAGCCGCGTTGATCCCCGGCCTCACACGCGAGGCGGAAGCACGGATGAACGCCATGATCGACAATGCCTCGCCGGACGGCGAAAACGCCCCCGCCATTGCGGTGAAGGAGACGCAGGCGCCTGCTCATGCCAGCGGCGGATTCGACGGGCTGAAGCCGCTCTACGACGCGCTACGCGCGGCAAACGATTGGCCGCGCGAGGATTTTTCCGATCGGCTCGTGCCCGGCGAAGGGCCGAAGGATGCCCGGATGATGTTCGTCGGCGAACAGCCCGGCGATCAGGAGGATCAGGCCGGACGCCCCTTCGTCGGCCCCGCCGGCCAGCTGCTGGACCGCGCCTTCGCCGCCGCGCAGATCGACCGCGGCGAGGCTTATGTCACCAATGCAGTGAAGCGCTTCAAGTTCGTCCAGCGCGGCAAGCGGCGCATCCATTCCAAGCCCAGCAATGACGATATCGAATATTATCGCTGGTGGCTGGAGCAGGAGCGGCAGGTGGTGGAGCCGCAGGTGATCGTGGCGCTGGGTGCCACCGCAGTGCGCGCACTGACCGGCAAGACACTCACCATATCACGCAACCGCAGCCAGCTCATCGACTATATCGGATCTTCCAAGCTGCTGATCACCGTGCACCCCAGCTATCTTCTGCGCCTGCCGGACGGCGCGGGGCAGAAGGTGGAGTTTGAAAAACTGGTGCGCGACTTGTCCTTGGCAAAAAGCGCCCTGCCCGCATGA
- a CDS encoding alpha/beta hydrolase — protein MFNRFLFSYLLLPGMAFGSPAMAQPESDHAVLSDPDGTPIVIGSVHRISSTVYGDEQIVTVRLPRGYADDPKRRYPVVFSVDGGPDQDFELLSGIAAEAEFSTSFEPFILIGVKTKDRYSQLTPDWTRIDPERLSDVFGDRMVPGGASQFRRYLETDIIPWATGRYRTGRKALTSVSLGGLFVIDTFLATPELFDDYIALTPSVWWDGGRIVDEAAAKLAKQDASNRRIYFTMGDEGVGNRNGLWLETLVAAFETSAPKGLKWAFVDRSSEEEHRTMALTGWLDAFRTLYLTPSRSGNPLPLVYEDFEAPTYSAEARANIDAGTCRHAIATAVTFEEKNSAPAAYYGRCLLMKPGQKLTAGNFALGELGLDEDLEIVPE, from the coding sequence GTGTTCAACAGGTTTTTATTCTCGTATCTGCTGCTTCCGGGGATGGCCTTTGGTTCTCCCGCAATGGCGCAACCGGAAAGCGATCATGCGGTACTTTCCGATCCCGATGGAACTCCGATCGTCATCGGATCGGTCCACCGTATTAGCTCGACCGTCTATGGCGACGAGCAAATCGTTACCGTGCGACTGCCGAGGGGATATGCGGATGACCCGAAGCGGCGCTATCCGGTGGTATTCTCGGTCGACGGCGGGCCGGACCAGGATTTTGAACTACTTTCCGGTATTGCCGCCGAAGCCGAATTCTCGACCAGCTTCGAGCCCTTCATCCTGATCGGTGTAAAAACGAAGGATCGCTATAGCCAGCTTACGCCGGATTGGACTCGGATTGATCCGGAGCGTCTGAGCGATGTGTTTGGCGATCGTATGGTGCCGGGTGGGGCCAGTCAATTTCGACGCTATCTCGAAACCGACATCATCCCGTGGGCGACCGGACGCTATCGGACCGGGCGCAAAGCGCTGACATCGGTGTCGTTGGGCGGTCTGTTCGTCATCGATACTTTTCTGGCAACTCCCGAACTGTTCGATGATTATATCGCATTGACGCCCAGCGTTTGGTGGGACGGCGGACGGATCGTGGACGAGGCTGCTGCGAAGCTGGCCAAACAGGATGCCTCGAACCGCCGTATCTATTTCACGATGGGCGACGAAGGCGTCGGAAACCGAAACGGCCTATGGCTGGAGACGCTGGTCGCGGCGTTTGAGACCTCAGCGCCAAAAGGGCTCAAATGGGCGTTCGTAGATCGCTCTTCCGAAGAAGAGCATAGAACGATGGCGTTGACGGGTTGGCTCGATGCGTTCCGCACTCTCTATCTCACCCCTTCGCGGAGCGGCAATCCGCTGCCCCTTGTCTACGAAGATTTTGAGGCTCCGACCTACTCCGCCGAAGCACGCGCCAACATCGATGCGGGAACTTGCCGACATGCAATTGCAACCGCCGTAACGTTTGAGGAAAAGAACAGCGCCCCCGCAGCGTATTACGGTCGCTGTCTGCTGATGAAGCCAGGTCAGAAATTAACTGCAGGCAATTTCGCGTTAGGCGAACTCGGTCTTGACGAAGATCTAGAAATAGTCCCGGAATGA
- a CDS encoding peptidoglycan-binding protein, protein MCSGQRRPLRRGSEGAAVRDLQTRLGLTPDGHFGPRTEAAVRAFQRTAGLAEDGVAGRATREALG, encoded by the coding sequence ATATGCAGCGGCCAGCGGCGGCCCCTGCGCCGCGGAAGCGAAGGCGCCGCGGTCCGCGATCTCCAGACGCGGCTGGGCCTGACCCCCGACGGCCATTTCGGCCCCCGCACCGAAGCCGCCGTCCGCGCCTTCCAGCGCACGGCAGGCTTGGCCGAGGACGGCGTGGCAGGACGCGCAACGCGAGAGGCGCTCGGCTGA
- a CDS encoding N-acetylmuramidase family protein: protein MDFRGKAQPLSLGAVARAAAALHCEEAAIHAVIAVESRGGFDRQGRPKILFERHYFHRLTNGRFAANHPDISARQWGGYGPASRQYDRLARAIALDREAALRSASWGMFQIMGDNFAAAGFTDVEPMVAAMMEGEDRHLQAFCAFVTARGLADALARRDWAAFARGYNGPAYAANRYDARLAQAYAAASGGPCAAEAKAPRSAISRRGWA, encoded by the coding sequence ATGGACTTCCGGGGAAAGGCGCAGCCACTCAGCTTGGGCGCGGTGGCGCGGGCGGCTGCGGCACTGCATTGCGAAGAGGCGGCGATCCACGCGGTGATCGCGGTGGAAAGCCGCGGCGGGTTCGATCGGCAGGGGCGGCCGAAAATCCTGTTCGAACGCCATTATTTCCACCGGCTGACGAACGGCCGGTTCGCCGCCAATCATCCAGACATCAGCGCGCGGCAATGGGGCGGCTACGGGCCCGCATCGCGCCAATATGATCGGCTGGCCCGCGCGATCGCACTCGACCGGGAGGCGGCGTTGCGATCGGCGAGCTGGGGCATGTTCCAGATCATGGGCGACAATTTCGCCGCCGCCGGGTTCACCGATGTCGAGCCGATGGTCGCTGCCATGATGGAGGGCGAGGACCGGCATTTGCAGGCCTTCTGCGCGTTCGTGACCGCGCGCGGCCTGGCGGACGCTTTGGCCCGGCGCGATTGGGCCGCTTTCGCCCGCGGCTATAACGGTCCCGCTTATGCCGCAAACCGCTACGACGCGCGTCTGGCACAGGCATATGCAGCGGCCAGCGGCGGCCCCTGCGCCGCGGAAGCGAAGGCGCCGCGGTCCGCGATCTCCAGACGCGGCTGGGCCTGA
- a CDS encoding AI-2E family transporter yields the protein MNNLTKADIVRSTLIVLLLVGIAMLLVQVTTTLMLIAGAILVAAVIRAFSDPLQHRGVPETLSVLLALIIIIALLSGFGYLFGHSLSTQFDNLGSRLTDAYNMARQWLASQPFGKAILSSTPDIQSYVGQALTVAFGAIGVITNLVLVIVGGIYLALDPGLYARGTSKLFPKKHSGRVLEALRESGAVLRRYLAAQLITMTAVGSLVYIGMLIVDIPSAGALGLISALTNFIPLIGPFIGAVPGILIAFADDPHKIIWAALVYLVAQQIEGNVLTPIVQRHAVAIPPAVLIFALGAMGTLFGTIGIVLAAPITVVIYTLVADLWSRETLGHEVDTLENAGIDDDSETASE from the coding sequence ATGAACAATCTCACCAAAGCCGATATCGTCCGCAGCACTCTGATTGTACTGCTGCTGGTCGGCATTGCCATGTTGCTGGTGCAGGTAACGACAACGCTGATGCTAATTGCCGGGGCGATCCTTGTGGCCGCGGTAATCCGCGCCTTTTCCGATCCCTTGCAGCATCGCGGCGTGCCGGAAACCCTTTCCGTTCTGCTTGCGCTGATCATCATCATCGCGCTGCTGAGCGGCTTCGGCTATCTGTTCGGCCACTCGCTCAGTACGCAGTTCGACAATCTGGGCTCGCGGCTGACCGACGCCTACAACATGGCGCGCCAGTGGCTGGCCTCTCAGCCCTTCGGCAAGGCGATCCTTTCCTCCACGCCCGACATCCAGAGCTATGTCGGTCAGGCTCTTACCGTCGCCTTCGGTGCGATCGGCGTGATCACCAATCTGGTGCTGGTGATCGTCGGCGGCATCTATCTGGCACTCGACCCCGGCCTTTATGCGCGTGGTACCTCGAAACTGTTCCCGAAAAAGCATTCGGGCCGCGTGTTGGAGGCGCTGCGCGAAAGCGGGGCAGTGCTGCGGCGATATCTTGCCGCGCAGCTGATCACGATGACGGCGGTGGGATCGCTGGTCTATATCGGCATGCTGATCGTCGATATCCCGTCGGCAGGCGCTCTTGGCCTCATCAGCGCGCTCACTAACTTCATTCCGCTGATCGGGCCGTTCATCGGCGCGGTGCCGGGCATCCTGATCGCCTTCGCGGACGATCCGCACAAGATCATCTGGGCCGCGCTGGTCTATCTCGTCGCGCAGCAAATCGAGGGCAATGTGCTCACGCCGATCGTGCAGCGGCACGCGGTGGCCATTCCGCCGGCGGTGCTGATCTTCGCGCTGGGCGCCATGGGCACGCTGTTTGGCACCATCGGCATCGTCCTCGCCGCGCCGATTACGGTGGTGATCTACACGCTGGTGGCCGATCTCTGGTCGCGCGAGACGCTGGGGCATGAAGTCGATACGCTGGAAAATGCCGGTATCGACGATGACAGCGAGACCGCTTCCGAGTGA
- a CDS encoding coniferyl aldehyde dehydrogenase: MTEEDAQTPSHSDAEMRALLERQRAAFTAAMPEDLDARENRLNRAIFLLTENADWFAETISEDFGHRSKEQTLLTDIGPSVNALKHAKKHFRHWARGEKRSPMFPLGLLGGQARVDMMPKGVVGVVAPWNFPVGMVFVPLAGVLSAGNRALVKPSEFTPLTSRLMAELAQKYFHEEELAVVTGGPEVGKAFTALPFDHMIFTGATGVGRHVMRAAADNLVPVTLELGGKSPTIVGRSADRKKAAERIALGKMMNAGQICLAPDYVMVPQEQESGFIDDLTESVAALYPKLLANDDYTSVINGRNAERLAGYLNDARKKGAELIEVNPAGEDFFNSNGNKMPLTLLRNVTDDMAVMQEEIFGPILPVKTYHRIDEAIDYVNAHDRPLGLYYFGSDEAEEAQVLGHTMSGGVTVNDVLFHNAMEDLPFGGIGPSGMGNYHGVDGFRTFSHARAVYRQSKLDVAGMGGFKPPYGKATARAIKGMLKG, translated from the coding sequence ATGACCGAGGAAGACGCCCAGACGCCGAGCCACAGCGATGCCGAAATGCGCGCGCTGCTGGAGCGGCAGCGCGCCGCCTTCACCGCTGCGATGCCCGAAGATCTAGACGCGCGGGAGAACCGGCTCAATCGCGCGATCTTCCTGCTGACCGAAAATGCGGACTGGTTTGCCGAGACGATATCGGAAGATTTCGGCCATCGCAGCAAGGAACAGACGCTGCTCACCGATATCGGCCCGTCGGTGAACGCGCTGAAGCATGCCAAGAAGCATTTCCGCCATTGGGCGCGCGGTGAAAAGCGCAGCCCGATGTTCCCGCTCGGCCTGCTTGGCGGGCAGGCGCGGGTGGATATGATGCCCAAGGGCGTGGTCGGGGTGGTCGCGCCCTGGAATTTCCCCGTCGGCATGGTGTTCGTGCCGCTGGCGGGCGTGCTGTCCGCGGGCAACCGGGCGCTGGTGAAGCCGTCCGAATTTACCCCGCTCACCTCCCGCCTGATGGCTGAGCTGGCCCAGAAATATTTCCACGAGGAAGAGCTGGCCGTGGTCACCGGCGGGCCGGAGGTCGGCAAGGCTTTCACCGCGCTGCCGTTCGATCACATGATCTTTACCGGCGCGACCGGGGTGGGCCGCCATGTCATGCGCGCGGCGGCGGACAATCTGGTGCCGGTGACGCTGGAGCTGGGCGGAAAATCGCCCACCATCGTCGGCCGTTCGGCGGACCGCAAAAAGGCGGCGGAGCGAATCGCGCTCGGCAAGATGATGAACGCCGGGCAGATTTGCCTGGCGCCCGATTACGTCATGGTGCCGCAGGAGCAGGAGAGCGGCTTCATCGACGATCTGACCGAAAGCGTGGCTGCGCTATATCCCAAGCTGCTCGCTAATGACGATTACACGTCGGTGATCAATGGCCGCAATGCGGAGCGGCTCGCAGGCTATCTCAATGACGCGCGTAAGAAGGGCGCGGAGCTGATCGAGGTGAACCCGGCGGGCGAGGATTTCTTCAATTCCAACGGCAACAAGATGCCGCTCACTCTTCTGCGCAACGTCACCGACGATATGGCGGTGATGCAGGAGGAGATTTTCGGGCCGATTCTTCCGGTGAAGACCTATCACCGGATCGATGAGGCGATCGATTATGTGAACGCGCACGATCGCCCGCTCGGCCTCTATTATTTCGGCAGCGACGAGGCGGAGGAAGCGCAGGTGCTTGGCCATACCATGTCCGGCGGCGTCACCGTGAACGACGTGCTGTTCCACAACGCGATGGAGGATCTGCCTTTCGGCGGCATCGGCCCGTCCGGCATGGGCAATTATCATGGGGTCGACGGCTTCCGCACCTTCAGCCACGCCCGCGCGGTCTATCGCCAGTCGAAGCTGGATGTGGCCGGAATGGGCGGCTTCAAACCGCCTTATGGCAAGGCCACGGCCCGGGCGATCAAGGGGATGCTGAAGGGGTAG